One genomic segment of Nonomuraea coxensis DSM 45129 includes these proteins:
- a CDS encoding uridine kinase family protein yields MNSLAARIRSLPPSCGLVRLVAVDGPAGSGKTTFAGRLAGALGCQVVHSDDFPVPWEEGPGGWFHALEEQVLRPLREGRAGGFPRYDWVRGAYAEQVTVPPAPALVVEGVGTARASAAHLVAYTVWVEAAEPVRLARVLERDGPALAPRWREWFAAERAWFAADGTRERADLIVRT; encoded by the coding sequence GTGAATTCGCTGGCCGCCCGCATCCGGAGCCTGCCGCCCTCGTGCGGCCTGGTCCGCCTGGTGGCGGTGGACGGGCCCGCCGGGTCGGGCAAGACGACGTTCGCCGGGCGGCTGGCGGGGGCGCTGGGCTGCCAGGTCGTCCACAGCGACGACTTCCCCGTGCCGTGGGAGGAGGGGCCGGGCGGCTGGTTCCACGCGCTGGAGGAGCAGGTGCTGAGGCCGCTGCGGGAGGGGCGGGCCGGCGGGTTCCCGCGCTACGACTGGGTGCGGGGCGCGTACGCCGAGCAGGTGACGGTGCCGCCCGCGCCGGCGCTCGTCGTCGAGGGCGTCGGCACCGCCCGCGCCTCGGCCGCGCACCTGGTGGCGTACACGGTGTGGGTGGAGGCCGCGGAGCCGGTGCGGCTGGCCCGCGTGCTGGAGCGGGACGGGCCCGCGCTGGCCCCGAGGTGGAGGGAGTGGTTCGCGGCCGAGCGCGCGTGGTTCGCCGCCGACGGCACCCGCGAGCGCGCCGACCTCATCGTCCGCACCTGA
- a CDS encoding GNAT family N-acetyltransferase has product MFAVELGDDGALLGPLEPWRAEEFLAHIERGREHIGRYIGLPDLVTDLESGRAFLRSYADKAAADTGRLYGIWLDGLLVGGVLFRTMDVPRGIAEAGCWLEPAAVGRGLITRAVRVIIDWAVEERGIHRVEWWAAADNTASVAVARRLGMTREGVLREHYPHRGRRLDMEIWSVLAPEWRAAR; this is encoded by the coding sequence CTGTTCGCGGTCGAGCTCGGCGATGACGGCGCGCTGCTGGGGCCTCTGGAGCCGTGGCGGGCGGAGGAGTTCCTGGCGCACATCGAGCGCGGCCGGGAGCACATCGGGCGCTACATCGGTCTCCCCGACCTCGTGACCGATCTGGAGTCCGGCCGGGCGTTCCTGCGGTCCTACGCCGACAAGGCCGCCGCCGACACCGGCCGCCTCTACGGCATCTGGCTGGACGGGCTGCTGGTCGGCGGGGTGCTGTTCCGCACGATGGACGTCCCCAGGGGCATCGCCGAGGCGGGCTGCTGGCTGGAGCCCGCGGCCGTGGGCAGGGGCCTGATCACCCGGGCGGTGCGGGTGATCATCGACTGGGCGGTCGAGGAGCGCGGCATCCACCGCGTGGAGTGGTGGGCGGCGGCGGACAACACCGCCAGCGTCGCGGTGGCCAGGCGGCTCGGCATGACCCGCGAGGGCGTGCTGCGGGAGCACTATCCGCACCGGGGGCGGCGGCTCGACATGGAGATCTGGTCGGTGCTCGCGCCGGAGTGGCGCGCCGCCCGCTGA
- a CDS encoding DUF418 domain-containing protein encodes MTRIRELDALRGFAVCGIMLVNTWQHTRVAHVPSTSVDVVVEDLFQSRFYPIFSALFGISFLLFLRGHSRWALLSRLFWLYCIGLAQGLFYAGEVLTDYALWGAVALLPASFVPGGWAQLVLGVAALAWGLLAKGGGSWLIPGLLLAGMGLWRLNLPRSLLLPGFAVSALASALLGYAAFTTGDWNAYSAAALAGALAYSLGLLLVLRPGLSAVLEPLGRMALTNYVTGTAVIVLTLPLVRADPTRWAVVALAAVTVAAQVLVSRWWLARYRYGPLEWVWRCLTWFRRVPNRLESGRDHNRPLPDPGLP; translated from the coding sequence ATGACGCGCATCAGAGAGCTCGACGCGCTCCGCGGGTTCGCGGTGTGCGGCATCATGCTGGTCAACACCTGGCAGCACACGCGCGTCGCCCACGTGCCGTCCACCTCCGTGGACGTCGTCGTGGAGGACCTCTTCCAGAGCCGGTTCTACCCGATCTTCTCGGCGCTGTTCGGCATCAGCTTCCTGCTGTTCCTGCGCGGCCACAGCAGGTGGGCGCTGCTCAGCCGGCTGTTCTGGCTCTACTGCATCGGGCTGGCGCAGGGGCTGTTCTACGCGGGCGAGGTGCTGACCGACTACGCGCTCTGGGGCGCGGTGGCGCTGCTGCCCGCCTCGTTCGTGCCCGGCGGCTGGGCGCAGCTCGTGCTCGGCGTGGCGGCGCTGGCGTGGGGGCTGCTGGCCAAGGGCGGCGGCTCGTGGCTGATCCCCGGCCTGCTCCTGGCCGGCATGGGGCTGTGGCGGCTGAACCTGCCCCGGTCGCTGCTGCTGCCGGGGTTCGCGGTCAGCGCGCTCGCCTCCGCGCTGCTCGGTTACGCGGCCTTCACCACCGGCGACTGGAACGCCTACAGCGCAGCCGCGCTGGCGGGGGCGCTGGCGTACTCGCTGGGGCTGCTCCTGGTGCTGCGGCCGGGGCTGTCGGCGGTGCTGGAGCCGCTCGGCCGCATGGCGCTGACCAACTACGTGACCGGCACCGCCGTGATCGTGCTGACGCTGCCGCTGGTCAGGGCCGACCCGACCCGCTGGGCTGTCGTGGCGCTCGCCGCCGTGACCGTGGCCGCGCAGGTACTGGTGAGCCGGTGGTGGCTGGCCCGCTACCGGTACGGCCCCCTGGAGTGGGTCTGGCGGTGCCTGACCTGGTTTCGCCGGGTGCCCAACCGGTTAGAGTCGGGCCGTGACCACAATCGCCCTCTGCCAGATCCCGGTCTCCCCTGA
- a CDS encoding CoA transferase: protein MFSHPDASRRLTVLGPLGDIVVLDLSRALAGPHAAQMLGDLGARVIKVEHPDGGDESRGWGPPFVGPDHEISTYFLAANRNKQSIALDLKSAAGKAVIERLVRQSDVLVENFRPGVLDRLGFSVERLHELNPRLVVLSITGFGHDGPEGGRPGYDQIAQGEAGLMSLTGPSPEEPYRVGASIADLLAGIHGAYGVAAALYEREHTGKGRVVRTSLLAAVTGVHSYHGTAWTVGGQVSRAAGNHHASITPYGSFRCGDGMLQIAAANDGQWRKVAVLLGIDPDAPRYRTNRDRRAHREELVAEMEKALSAHDRAHWLAELGAAGVPAGAIRSIDEVYTWEQTRSQGLVVEVDHPVLGRVELPGPPLRFDGLPAREHTAPPMLGQDGEAVLAWLEERER from the coding sequence ATGTTCTCTCACCCGGACGCAAGCAGGAGGTTGACCGTGCTCGGACCCCTCGGCGACATCGTCGTGCTGGATCTGTCCAGGGCGCTGGCCGGGCCGCACGCCGCGCAGATGCTGGGCGACCTGGGCGCGCGGGTGATCAAGGTGGAGCATCCCGACGGCGGCGACGAGTCGCGGGGCTGGGGCCCGCCGTTCGTCGGTCCTGATCACGAAATATCGACCTATTTCCTGGCGGCCAACCGCAACAAGCAGTCCATCGCCCTCGACCTCAAGTCCGCCGCGGGCAAAGCCGTCATCGAGCGCCTGGTCCGCCAGAGCGACGTCCTCGTCGAGAACTTCCGCCCCGGCGTGCTCGACCGCCTCGGCTTCTCCGTCGAGCGCCTGCACGAGCTCAACCCCCGCCTGGTCGTCCTGTCGATCACCGGGTTCGGCCACGACGGCCCCGAGGGCGGACGGCCGGGCTACGACCAGATCGCCCAGGGCGAGGCCGGGCTGATGTCGCTGACCGGCCCCTCGCCCGAGGAGCCCTACCGCGTGGGCGCCTCGATCGCCGACCTGCTGGCCGGCATCCACGGCGCGTACGGCGTCGCCGCCGCCCTCTACGAGCGCGAGCACACCGGCAAGGGCCGCGTCGTGCGCACGTCCCTGCTGGCCGCCGTCACCGGCGTCCACTCCTACCACGGCACCGCCTGGACGGTCGGCGGCCAGGTCTCCCGCGCCGCCGGCAACCACCACGCCTCGATCACCCCCTACGGCTCGTTCCGCTGCGGCGACGGCATGCTGCAGATCGCCGCCGCCAACGACGGCCAGTGGCGCAAGGTCGCCGTGCTGCTCGGCATCGACCCCGACGCCCCGCGCTACCGCACCAACCGCGACCGCCGCGCCCACCGCGAGGAGCTGGTCGCCGAGATGGAGAAGGCGCTGTCCGCCCACGACCGCGCCCACTGGCTGGCCGAGCTCGGCGCGGCCGGCGTGCCCGCGGGCGCGATCCGCTCCATCGACGAGGTCTACACGTGGGAACAGACCCGCTCGCAGGGCCTGGTCGTGGAGGTCGACCATCCGGTGCTCGGCCGGGTCGAGCTGCCGGGGCCGCCGCTGCGCTTCGACGGCCTGCCCGCCCGCGAGCACACCGCGCCCCCGATGCTCGGCCAGGACGGCGAGGCGGTGCTCGCCTGGCTGGAGGAGCGCGAACGATGA
- a CDS encoding pyridoxal phosphate-dependent aminotransferase, translating into MTEPLVSRMRAFGTTIFAEMSALAAQTGSINLGQGFPDTDGPAGMLDRAVQAIGSGANQYPPGPGVPELRRAVAEHRADHYRLDYDPAREVLVTVGATEAIAASVLALCEPGDEVIAFEPYYDSYAASIALAQARLVPVTLRPVEGRFTFDPDELRAAVTPRTRAVLVNSPHNPTGTVFTREELEVVAELCRERDLIAITDEVYEHLTFDGVAHVPMATLPGMRERTVMISSAGKTFSVTGWKTGWVCAPAPLVTAVQTVKQFLTFTAGAPWQLAVAHGLRHELEWVSALRSGLQDKRDRLMEGLAAAGFEVLRPAGTYFVQTDIRPLGFTDGLELTRRLPELAGVVAIPTQVFYDRPERGRHYVRFAFCKKDEVIDEAAARLKRLSA; encoded by the coding sequence GTGACGGAACCACTGGTGTCCAGGATGCGTGCCTTTGGCACGACCATCTTCGCGGAGATGAGCGCGCTCGCCGCGCAGACCGGCTCGATCAACCTCGGCCAGGGGTTCCCCGACACCGACGGCCCGGCCGGCATGCTCGACCGGGCGGTCCAGGCCATCGGCTCGGGCGCCAACCAGTACCCGCCGGGGCCGGGCGTGCCCGAGCTGCGCCGCGCGGTCGCCGAGCACCGGGCCGACCACTACCGGCTCGACTACGACCCGGCCCGCGAGGTCCTGGTCACGGTGGGGGCCACGGAGGCGATCGCGGCGAGCGTGCTGGCGCTCTGCGAGCCCGGCGACGAGGTCATCGCCTTCGAGCCCTACTACGACTCCTACGCCGCGTCCATCGCCCTCGCCCAGGCCCGCCTGGTGCCCGTCACGCTGCGGCCGGTCGAGGGCCGCTTCACCTTCGACCCCGACGAGCTGCGCGCCGCCGTCACGCCGCGCACCCGCGCCGTCCTGGTCAACTCGCCGCACAACCCGACCGGCACCGTCTTCACCCGTGAGGAGCTGGAGGTCGTCGCAGAGCTCTGCCGCGAGCGCGACCTGATCGCGATCACCGACGAGGTCTACGAGCACCTGACCTTCGACGGGGTCGCGCACGTCCCGATGGCGACGCTGCCCGGGATGCGCGAGCGGACGGTGATGATCTCCTCCGCCGGGAAGACGTTCTCGGTCACCGGGTGGAAGACCGGCTGGGTGTGCGCGCCCGCGCCGCTGGTCACGGCGGTGCAGACGGTCAAGCAGTTCCTCACGTTCACGGCGGGCGCGCCGTGGCAGCTCGCGGTGGCCCACGGGCTGCGGCACGAGCTGGAGTGGGTGTCGGCGCTGCGTTCCGGGCTCCAGGACAAGCGCGACCGGCTGATGGAGGGGCTGGCGGCGGCCGGGTTCGAGGTGCTGCGGCCGGCCGGCACCTACTTCGTGCAGACCGACATCAGGCCGCTCGGCTTCACCGACGGGCTGGAGCTGACGCGGCGGCTGCCCGAGCTGGCCGGGGTGGTCGCCATCCCGACCCAGGTCTTCTACGACCGCCCCGAGCGCGGCCGCCACTACGTCCGCTTCGCCTTCTGCAAGAAGGACGAGGTCATCGACGAGGCGGCGGCCCGGCTCAAGCGCCTGTCGGCCTGA
- a CDS encoding carboxyl transferase domain-containing protein: MPPAAALARQLCRADHEGARVSRPDARTLIETVLDPGSWKSWDAPPADPAEPGSSYADELAAARAKCGYDEAVITGEGLLDGCRVAVVASEFSFMAGSIGVAAAERITAAVERAGRERLPLLAAPASGGTRMQEGAQAFVQMVKITAAIQGHRALGLPYMVYLRHPTTGGVLASWGSLAHVTAAEPGALIGFMGPRVFEALHGYPFPEGVQVAENLFQKGLLDAVVSADALRPVAIRALGVLAADRSAVEAGEPPEEDLRPAEAWEAITRSRRDDRPGVRSLLKLAATDTTPLSGTGTGDNEPGLLLALARFGSAPAVVLGQDRRIQRVSAPLGPAALRVARRGVRLAGELGLPLVTVVDTGGADLSKAAEEGGLAAEIARCLAELVMLDAPTVCLLLGEGAGGAALALLPADRVLCAQHAWLSPLPPEGASAILYRSVDFAPEIARLQRIRATDLRRDGIVDRVIPEVPDAAYEPRAFCERVGRALEHEIAGLLRQDPADRLAARLARYRTLGT; encoded by the coding sequence ATGCCACCCGCCGCGGCGCTCGCGCGTCAACTCTGCAGGGCCGACCACGAGGGAGCGAGAGTGAGCCGTCCGGACGCGCGCACACTGATCGAAACGGTCCTCGACCCGGGGTCGTGGAAGTCGTGGGACGCTCCGCCCGCCGACCCGGCCGAGCCGGGCTCCTCCTACGCCGACGAGCTCGCCGCCGCCCGCGCCAAGTGCGGCTACGACGAGGCCGTGATCACCGGCGAGGGGCTGCTCGACGGCTGCAGGGTGGCGGTGGTGGCCTCCGAGTTCTCGTTCATGGCGGGCTCCATCGGGGTGGCCGCGGCCGAGCGGATCACCGCCGCGGTCGAGCGGGCCGGCCGCGAGCGGCTGCCGCTGCTGGCCGCCCCCGCCTCGGGCGGCACCCGCATGCAGGAGGGCGCGCAGGCGTTCGTGCAGATGGTGAAGATCACCGCGGCGATCCAGGGGCACCGCGCGCTCGGCCTGCCGTACATGGTCTATCTCCGCCACCCGACGACCGGCGGCGTGCTGGCGTCCTGGGGGTCGCTCGCGCACGTCACGGCCGCCGAGCCGGGCGCGCTGATCGGGTTCATGGGGCCGCGGGTGTTCGAGGCGCTGCACGGCTACCCGTTCCCCGAGGGGGTCCAGGTCGCCGAGAACCTCTTCCAGAAGGGCCTGCTCGACGCCGTGGTGTCGGCCGACGCCCTGCGCCCGGTCGCGATCCGCGCGCTCGGCGTGCTGGCCGCCGACCGGAGCGCGGTCGAGGCGGGCGAGCCGCCCGAGGAGGACCTCCGCCCGGCCGAGGCGTGGGAGGCGATCACCCGCTCGCGGCGCGACGACCGGCCCGGCGTGCGCAGCCTGCTCAAGCTCGCCGCCACCGACACCACGCCGCTCAGCGGCACCGGCACCGGCGACAACGAGCCGGGCCTGCTGCTCGCGCTGGCCAGGTTCGGCAGCGCGCCGGCCGTGGTGCTCGGCCAGGACCGGCGGATCCAGCGGGTCAGCGCGCCGCTCGGCCCGGCCGCGCTGCGGGTCGCCAGGCGCGGCGTGCGGCTGGCCGGCGAGCTGGGCCTGCCGCTGGTCACCGTCGTCGACACCGGCGGGGCCGACCTGTCCAAGGCGGCCGAGGAGGGCGGGCTGGCCGCCGAGATCGCCCGCTGCCTGGCCGAGCTGGTCATGCTCGACGCGCCGACCGTCTGCCTGCTGCTCGGCGAGGGCGCGGGCGGCGCGGCGCTGGCCCTGCTGCCCGCCGACCGGGTGCTGTGCGCGCAGCACGCCTGGCTGTCGCCGCTGCCGCCCGAGGGCGCCTCGGCGATCCTCTACCGCTCGGTCGACTTCGCGCCCGAGATCGCCAGGCTCCAGCGCATCCGCGCCACCGACCTGCGGCGCGACGGCATCGTGGACCGGGTCATCCCCGAGGTGCCGGACGCCGCCTACGAGCCGCGGGCGTTCTGCGAGCGGGTGGGGCGGGCGCTGGAGCACGAGATCGCGGGGCTGCTGCGGCAGGACCCGGCCGACCGCCTCGCCGCCCGCCTGGCCCGCTACCGCACCCTCGGCACCTGA
- a CDS encoding carbon-nitrogen hydrolase family protein translates to MTTIALCQIPVSPDPSANLKRAREALSRAEGADLAIFPEATLTRYGRRITDLAEPLDGPFVSGLADAAREHGLAVIAGTFEPGDGRVRNTAVALDAQGALVAAYRKIHLFDSFGAKESDLVEPGAEPTVVELAGLRVGLITCYDVRFPELGRALVDRGAELFAVIAAWGSGPLKEDHWTTLVRARALENTMWTAAVGQAPNPGESSDGYGVGRSMLVDPLGVVRADLGTAPGVEVVRIDRAYAESARATLPCLQHRVL, encoded by the coding sequence GTGACCACAATCGCCCTCTGCCAGATCCCGGTCTCCCCTGATCCCTCCGCCAACCTCAAGAGGGCCAGGGAGGCGCTGTCCCGCGCCGAGGGGGCCGACCTCGCGATCTTCCCCGAAGCGACGCTGACCCGCTACGGCCGGCGCATCACGGACCTGGCCGAGCCGCTGGACGGGCCGTTCGTGTCGGGCCTCGCCGACGCGGCGCGCGAGCACGGCCTGGCGGTGATCGCCGGGACGTTCGAGCCGGGCGACGGCCGGGTCCGCAACACGGCCGTGGCGCTCGACGCCCAGGGGGCGCTGGTGGCCGCGTACCGCAAGATCCACCTGTTCGACTCCTTCGGCGCGAAGGAGTCCGACCTGGTCGAGCCGGGCGCCGAGCCGACCGTGGTCGAGCTGGCCGGGCTCAGGGTCGGGCTGATCACCTGCTACGACGTACGCTTCCCCGAGCTGGGCCGGGCGCTGGTCGACCGGGGGGCCGAGCTGTTCGCGGTGATCGCCGCCTGGGGGTCGGGGCCGCTCAAGGAGGACCACTGGACGACCCTGGTCCGCGCGCGGGCCCTGGAGAACACCATGTGGACCGCCGCCGTCGGCCAGGCCCCCAACCCGGGCGAGTCCTCCGACGGCTACGGCGTGGGCCGCAGCATGCTGGTCGACCCGCTCGGCGTGGTCCGCGCCGACCTGGGCACCGCGCCGGGGGTCGAGGTGGTCAGGATCGACCGCGCGTACGCCGAGTCGGCGCGGGCGACGCTGCCCTGCCTTCAGCACCGGGTCTTGTAG
- a CDS encoding alpha/beta hydrolase, translated as MITRVVLALALSAPPVMTSSAPPARPCPVAVPAGTTCGFLLVPERRDAPGRTIQVGYAVRHSAARGRRPDPVVFMSGGPGSASLRLTGFLAQMFPDRDVVALEQRGGRYSEPALSCPETAEALLGQLRRPPADVAAAAVACRDRLREQGVDLRGYTTKEMAADVVALRRELGYPSWNLFGVSYSTRVMVEAAAADPGGTRSLVLDSFLPEGVAWYDDAERNLADTVARLGVKDAYAAMTARLNASPARVPATDPLLGREFTARLSGDDVAALLFEGLAEPDVAAVAPALLPALAEGHDELLRPLADAAGEGLVTHELGLYHAVQCQDELPFNSSAGRSRLFTHRADQAVCDAWDLPRSQPSGAVPRAPAFVLGGQYDPTTPVRTSRPAAEALPGARFAEIPHASHAVFLSSACARRMIAEFVADPAARAAAPCLDAAGDRPVDLRVTAAPYAIARAPWLAAPFAVFALVALAQLVASALKGRALAAFGGLCGVAFAGLTAQAVHGLAARNAAAPAVGLPADVMFYTWLAVASVALTAAGAAVRWRRWPGWAATAVGGGFLVWWVLWVT; from the coding sequence GTGATCACTCGGGTCGTGCTCGCTCTCGCCCTGTCCGCGCCGCCGGTCATGACCTCCTCCGCGCCGCCCGCGCGGCCCTGTCCTGTCGCCGTCCCGGCCGGCACCACGTGCGGGTTCCTGCTCGTCCCCGAGCGCAGGGACGCCCCCGGCCGGACGATCCAGGTCGGCTACGCCGTACGCCACTCGGCCGCGCGCGGGCGCAGGCCGGACCCCGTGGTCTTCATGAGCGGCGGCCCCGGCTCGGCGTCGCTGCGGCTCACCGGCTTCCTCGCCCAGATGTTCCCCGACCGGGACGTGGTGGCGCTGGAGCAGCGCGGCGGCCGCTACTCCGAGCCGGCGCTGAGCTGCCCCGAGACCGCCGAGGCGCTGCTCGGGCAGCTCCGCCGCCCGCCCGCGGACGTGGCCGCCGCCGCCGTCGCCTGCCGCGACCGGCTCCGCGAGCAGGGCGTGGACCTGCGCGGCTACACCACCAAGGAGATGGCGGCCGACGTCGTCGCGCTGCGCCGCGAGCTCGGCTACCCGAGCTGGAACCTGTTCGGCGTCAGCTACTCCACCCGCGTCATGGTCGAGGCCGCCGCGGCCGACCCCGGGGGCACCAGGTCGCTGGTGCTGGACTCGTTCCTGCCCGAGGGCGTCGCCTGGTACGACGACGCCGAGCGCAACCTGGCCGACACGGTGGCGAGGCTCGGCGTGAAGGACGCCTACGCGGCCATGACCGCCCGGCTCAACGCCTCCCCCGCCCGGGTGCCGGCCACCGACCCGCTGCTCGGCCGGGAGTTCACCGCGCGCCTGAGCGGCGACGACGTGGCCGCCCTGCTGTTCGAGGGGCTGGCCGAACCGGATGTCGCGGCGGTCGCCCCCGCGCTGCTGCCCGCGCTCGCCGAGGGCCACGACGAGCTGCTGCGGCCGCTCGCCGACGCCGCCGGGGAGGGGCTGGTCACGCACGAGCTCGGGCTCTACCACGCGGTGCAGTGCCAGGACGAGCTGCCGTTCAACTCCTCGGCGGGCCGTTCCCGGCTGTTCACCCACAGGGCCGACCAGGCGGTCTGCGACGCCTGGGACCTGCCGCGCTCGCAGCCCTCGGGGGCGGTCCCGCGCGCCCCGGCCTTCGTGCTCGGCGGCCAGTACGACCCCACCACCCCCGTCAGGACCAGCAGACCGGCCGCCGAGGCGCTGCCCGGGGCGCGCTTCGCCGAGATCCCGCACGCCTCCCACGCCGTCTTCCTGTCGAGCGCGTGCGCCCGCCGCATGATCGCCGAGTTCGTCGCCGACCCGGCGGCCCGCGCCGCCGCCCCCTGCCTGGACGCGGCCGGCGACCGGCCGGTGGACCTGCGCGTGACGGCGGCGCCGTACGCGATCGCGCGGGCGCCCTGGCTGGCCGCGCCGTTCGCGGTGTTCGCGCTCGTCGCCCTGGCGCAGCTCGTGGCGTCCGCGCTGAAGGGCCGGGCGCTCGCGGCGTTCGGCGGGCTGTGCGGGGTGGCCTTCGCCGGGCTGACCGCCCAGGCGGTGCACGGCCTCGCGGCGCGCAACGCGGCGGCGCCGGCCGTCGGCCTGCCCGCCGACGTCATGTTCTACACGTGGCTCGCGGTGGCCTCGGTCGCGCTCACGGCGGCCGGCGCGGCGGTCCGGTGGCGCCGGTGGCCCGGCTGGGCGGCGACCGCCGTGGGCGGCGGATTCCTCGTATGGTGGGTGCTCTGGGTGACATGA
- a CDS encoding histidine phosphatase family protein, giving the protein MTGPGSGPSRIIAVRHGESEANLAHREAGERPLVYGRGDDEVRLTALGRRQSAALGRLLAALPDGERPEAVWCSPYLRALETWEVARDAWGVVLPVTVDERLRDQEQGAFDRLNPAAVRERFPEEAARREAAGVYAFRPPGGESLADVVARLRAFVEDLDGQAADRRVLIVAHDSVVLGLHQVLTRDPHAGPRLAPVLNASVSVWRAGQGSFEVVRFNDVGHLA; this is encoded by the coding sequence GTGACCGGGCCCGGCTCGGGACCGTCGCGGATCATCGCCGTACGCCACGGCGAGAGCGAGGCCAACCTCGCCCACCGGGAGGCGGGCGAGCGGCCGCTGGTCTACGGGCGGGGCGACGACGAGGTGCGGCTCACCGCGCTGGGCCGGCGGCAGTCGGCGGCGCTCGGGCGGCTGCTCGCGGCGCTGCCCGACGGCGAGCGGCCCGAGGCGGTGTGGTGCTCGCCCTACCTGCGGGCCCTGGAGACGTGGGAGGTCGCGCGGGACGCCTGGGGGGTCGTGCTGCCGGTCACGGTGGACGAGCGGCTCAGGGACCAGGAGCAGGGGGCCTTCGACCGGCTCAACCCGGCGGCGGTCCGCGAGCGCTTCCCCGAGGAGGCGGCGCGGCGGGAGGCGGCCGGCGTCTACGCCTTCCGCCCGCCCGGAGGTGAGTCGCTGGCGGACGTGGTGGCGCGGCTGCGGGCGTTCGTGGAGGACCTGGACGGGCAGGCCGCCGACCGGCGGGTGCTGATCGTCGCGCACGACTCGGTGGTTCTGGGCCTGCACCAGGTCCTGACCCGCGATCCTCATGCCGGCCCGCGCCTCGCGCCGGTGCTCAACGCCTCCGTGTCGGTCTGGCGTGCGGGGCAGGGGTCCTTCGAGGTGGTGCGCTTCAACGACGTCGGGCACCTGGCGTGA